The DNA region AAATGGCAAAGATATATCCTTCCATCGTGCTGCTACAGGAAAATTCAACATGTGTTATTTATACTTCAGCTCCACCTAGGTTCATTCAGATTAagcctcttttgtttttttgtttttttttttttacaataaccCACTGCAGAACATGTGAGGGTGATCCATTCAAACCATTATTGTTAACTCTCCTCAGGTGAACATAAATTAATCTACTTGTTTTTCTGTGAATATTCCAAAAAGAGTTGCACCTTTTCACATTATTAGTTGCATTAAGTAACGTTCAGTGTATGtcatgtatgtgtctgtgtaatgTACAGGATCTTAGCTGACTGTGTAACTTCTTTACAGTGCTGGCATTTTTCCTTTACTTCCCTAAACATTTTCAGACTTTACTGCAGTGGTTCCCATGGTCCTGTGCTGCTCCTGCTTCATGGAGGAGGTCACTCTGCTCTGTCCTGGGCGGTGTTCACTGTGAGCATAATtacacaaaacaacatataatatTTTTGACACTGTATTTCTttcaatatatttattgtacACTTGTTGATGTGAATGATTTCATGTGTGTCTTTGCAGGCTGTCATATACAGCAGGATCAACTGCAGGGTGGTGGCCATGGACCTTCGAGCTCATGGTATGTGTCACAGAATTAGTTACTAGTTTGGTAACATCTGTTCACATATGCAGGAAATTTAAGATCTTGAATAATATTCATCAGTTTGGTTAGAGATTTAAGAATCTTTTAAGTCACCTACTGTATATCTTTAACACTAACATCTTTTCAATTGCTAAATATTGCAGTGATGTAATGATGAAATAATGCATTGATCACTAATCTTTTATACTGACAGCATAATAACAAAGGTCCGTTATCAGATTTTAATGCTCAAATAGCAGCTACAGCACCATTTGTGTCATGAGAGGTCAACCTGCCTTcttcgtttgactgatcattcTTCATATTCATCATCTTAGACAGATGAAATGGttaaatgtctttcttttttcttctgcagGTGATTCTAAAGTGAAAAATCCTGAAgatctctctgcagacacaatGGCCAAGTAAgtagtattgtgtgtgtctgcagttaAGACTGATGCTAATTTTGTGAAAACCACACTCAAATTAAACAGAGTAGCAATGAATATGTTTATACTCACTGTGccgtttcaaaataaaataaaaaaaataccagTAGTCTCTCAAATTCATTATTAAATACAGTCAAGTTTCAGACTGTATATTTAGAAACACTGATAATAAAAATTCAACAGgttatcctttttttaaatttcaaaaggGACATTGGCAAAGTGGTGGAGGCGCTCTACGGAGACAACCCGCCACCAATCATGATTATTGGACACAGTATGGGTGGGGCTATTGCAgttcacacagctgctgctaaTCATGTACCATCCCTGCTCGGCCTCTGTGTCATTGACGTTGTAGAGGGTAAGTGCTTCCACTTTGGCAAATAAAGTGTTGATTTCATTCTTTGAGTGCCCAGCTCTAAACTGATTACCTCTCCAGTGAATTTAAATTGGAATTATTCATGATTATTCTCTGAAATGATTTAGTATTTCTGGTTATAATTATGACAAATGGTTGTGATTGCACTCAGGTACAGCAATGGATGCTTTGAACAGTATGCAGAATTTCCTCAGAAGTCGGCCAAAGACATTTAAATCTCTGGAAAATGCCATTGAGTGGAGgtaaacatacaaacactgaCTCTGCTACATATTGGTAGTATGACTGTGCAAATAAACATTAGGAgccatttactttttattttggcAACCTTCAGCTTGGAAAAGGTGTGTTTGAATGGTcaagttttatttagtttaacaGCCTCCATCCTTAGAGTTTGGATTAGCAAGATTTCATTACATGTCAATGGGTTATTAATCTTGTGTACAAGTGCACAAAACACTTCTTGTCTTTTCCTTTTAAGTGTGAAGAGTGGCCAGATCCGAAACATAGAGTCAGCACGGGTGTCGATGGGAGGCCAGGTGAAAAAGTATGTCTGCTCCATGTCTCATCTCTACATTTACTGTTGCGTTGGTTATTCAGGTTATAAGTGCTGTGTGTTACGTTCCTCTTGTGACATTCACAGATGTGAGGAATCCACAAGCAGTCCTGCCGTCTCTAATAGCATTGAAGGTAtaatagaagaggaagaggaggaagaagtggaAGAAGAATCCAacaagaaaagaatgaaggaagatgATCAAGAGGTTCTGTCTGTTTCAGTCTTTGTCTTACtcgtgtactgtgtgtgtatatatttactgtatatgcatgtgtgttggaGAGGGGTCGCAAAATACCTtgaaaaataccttttttttttcatacagatAAAAAAGGAAAGCATCTTCACCTGGCGAGTGGAGttgtcaaagacagaaaaatactgGGAGGGCTGGTTCAGAGGCCTGTCTGCCCTCTTTCTCACCTGCCCTGTTCCCAAACTGCTCCTGCTCGCAGGTGAGATGTGTCAAATCACCAGAGTGATTGGTGAACTTACATTATTATTGATATGCCATGCTGTACATAAAAGGTATCTTTGTATTCATGCACAACAAGGATCGGCAGATTTATGTAATTTCTGTGCTGTCTCACTAGTTTAGATGAATGTAGATAATTTAAAGTTTCACAAGAAATGTTGCCATTGACTTCACAATTAACACCCCTGACTTGTTCCATTGTTCAGGAGTGGACAGGCTTGACAAAGACCTAACTATTGGACAGATGCAAGGTAGAGTTAAACTGagattttttgtattgtttccaATTATTGTCCAATTGTCCAATTTGCCATATACGTCTGTCCAGTCACATAGTGATCAACAGTCTCACCGTTTGTCCACAGGGAAGTTTCAGATGCAGGTCCTCCCTCAGTGTGGTCATGCTGTCCATGAGGACGCACCTGAAAAAGTAAGTGGTCCTGATTATATGAGTTGTATGTATTATTtaatatgatgttttatgtgtgtgttcagctgctTTTCATGTGTTGTGTTATTTCTTGTCATCTGTCACCAGGTAGCAGATGCTTTAGCAACATTTATGGTCCGGCACAAATTCACAGAGTTTAAAGAAGGATATCTGTGGTAAGTGAACTTCCCACCAGTAAGAATATAGACCTGTTAAATGTTCAAGTTAGCTCAGTGATGGTATGTATTTGTAGCATAACAAACATTCCAAATAGGTGTAATGGTAAGATGTTGAGTCCACATGTCTGATTTTATGTAATCATCTTTCTACAGCTAATTTCCAGTTTTCAGCCTAAATATAGCCAGCAGCCATAGAAGAAATGTTTCAAGATTCATCAACATCGACATACAATTTAACAGTGAATTAAGGAAATGTAATaagcattattattaatattattatcattattattattattattattgttattatgttgCTTGTGTTATGTAGATACCTTGCCTTTCAGCTTtgccttatttttattttaaaacactgggatttgattgtatttttcctttatt from Scomber japonicus isolate fScoJap1 chromosome 13, fScoJap1.pri, whole genome shotgun sequence includes:
- the ppme1 gene encoding protein phosphatase methylesterase 1; protein product: MEKRLHLNLLASRPPMAGGFQSSSKMKMGPGRKRDFTPLPWSHYFETMEDVEVENENGKDIFRLYCSGSHGPVLLLLHGGGHSALSWAVFTAVIYSRINCRVVAMDLRAHGDSKVKNPEDLSADTMAKDIGKVVEALYGDNPPPIMIIGHSMGGAIAVHTAAANHVPSLLGLCVIDVVEGTAMDALNSMQNFLRSRPKTFKSLENAIEWSVKSGQIRNIESARVSMGGQVKKCEESTSSPAVSNSIEGIIEEEEEEEVEEESNKKRMKEDDQEIKKESIFTWRVELSKTEKYWEGWFRGLSALFLTCPVPKLLLLAGVDRLDKDLTIGQMQGKFQMQVLPQCGHAVHEDAPEKVADALATFMVRHKFTEFKEGYLC